From Daucus carota subsp. sativus chromosome 6, DH1 v3.0, whole genome shotgun sequence, the proteins below share one genomic window:
- the LOC108228184 gene encoding protein PLASTID MOVEMENT IMPAIRED 1: MAARRNSNTQLLDELEELTQSLYQTHTATNRRTASLALPRNAVPSIPSIDEADAAADEEKFNPKPRSRRMSLSPWRSRPKAELDVDNKIQSKAGNKKELKKIDDKSTEKKGLWNWKPIRALSHIGMQKLSCLFSIEVVTVQGLPASMNGLRLAVCVRKKETKDGTVQTMPSRVSQGAADFEETLFVRCHVYCSSAGGTQKFEPRPFVIYVLAIDAKELDFGKTSVDVGDLIQESVEKNFGGERVRQWDTSFSLTGKAKGGELVLKLGFQIMEKDGGSGIYNQGVAGQKPSRAGTFSPSFGRRQSKSSFSIPSPRLTSRAEAWTPSQAGASAEFQEIDDLNLDEPASVHSPSAVQKAEEPESKMDDLDLPDFEVVDKGVEVQGKEWTDGQSEENSDKRSVSGEVVKEVVHDQVHQARLTELELIAQQIKALESMMEDEKSVRNDEETASQQLDADEETVTKDFLQSLEIDEADEIQTFHQEYQQEKQNRADDEEANSMVYLPDLGKGLGCVVQTRNGGYLAAANPLDTLVARKDTPKLAMQISKQLVLRADQSMTGFEIIQSLAATGTEKLSSEILSLMPMDELLGKTAEQIAFEGIASAIISGRNKEGASSTAARTIAAVKSMATGMSTGRKERISTGIWNVNENPVTVDEILAFSMQKIESMALEALKIQAETAEEEAPFDVSPLNENDNLLASAVPLEDWIKDSSVETSTNEDGDSETIIITVVVQMRDPIRQYEAVGAPLLVLIYATRVDAKTDGYEEEKRFKVDSMHIACLKIRTGGGKKNAWDSEKQRLTSMQWLVAYGLMKAAKKGKRVVSKGQDLFWSISSRVMADMWLKPLRNPDVRLPN, encoded by the coding sequence ATGGCAGCCAGAAGAAACTCGAATACACAACTGCTTGATGAGCTAGAAGAGCTTACTCAGTCTCTATACCAGACTCATACTGCTACGAATCGAAGAACTGCCTCCCTTGCGCTTCCTAGAAATGCAGTTCCATCTATTCCATCTATTGATGAGGCTGATGCAGCAGCAGATGAGGAGAAGTTCAATCCAAAGCCGCGGTCTAGGCGCATGTCCTTGTCTCCCTGGAGGTCTCGTCCCAAGGCTGAGCTGGACGTTGATAATAAAATACAGTCTAAAGCTGGGAATAAGAAGGAACTCAAGAAGATTGATGATAAGAGTACAGAAAAGAAAGGGCTGTGGAATTGGAAGCCGATTCGAGCTCTGAGCCATATTGGCATGCAGAAGTTGAGTTGCTTGTTCTCTATTGAAGTTGTGACTGTTCAAGGCCTTCCTGCCTCGATGAATGGTCTCCGTCTTGCTGTTTGTGTTAGAAAGAAAGAGACCAAGGATGGAACAGTTCAGACAATGCCATCCAGGGTATCACAGGGAGCTGCTGATTTTGAAGAGACGCTTTTTGTTCGGTGTCATGTGTACTGCTCATCTGCTGGTGGCACTCAGAAATTTGAGCCAAGGCCTTTTGTGATCTATGTTCTGGCAATTGATGCCAAAGAGCTGGACTTTGGAAAAACATCTGTGGATGTGGGAGATTTGATACAGGAATCTGTGGAGAAGAATTTTGGGGGCGAGAGGGTACGACAGTGGGACACGAGTTTTAGTCTCACAGGGAAGGCTAAAGGAGGAGAACTTGTTCTGAAATTGGGATTTCAGATTATGGAGAAAGATGGAGGAAGTGGAATTTACAATCAGGGAGTAGCAGGGCAGAAACCAAGCAGAGCTGGGACTTTTTCACCGTCTTTCGGACGCAGGCAGTCTAAGTCATCCTTTAGTATTCCTAGCCCAAGACTGACAAGCAGAGCAGAAGCCTGGACTCCTTCACAGGCAGGAGCAAGCGCGGAGTTTCAAGAAATTGATGATCTGAATCTCGATGAGCCTGCCTCAGTACATTCACCTTCTGCTGTTCAAAAGGCTGAAGAACCAGAATCGAAAATGGATGATCTAGATCTCCCTGATTTTGAGGTGGTTGATAAAGGAGTTGAGGTTCAAGGGAAAGAGTGGACAGATGGACAGTCTGAAGAAAATTCTGACAAAAGATCGGTCTCAGGCGAGGTTGTCAAGGAAGTTGTGCATGATCAGGTACATCAAGCTAGACTGACAGAACTTGAATTAATTGCTCAACAGATAAAAGCCCTTGAGTCTATGATGGAGGATGAGAAATCTGTCAGAAACGACGAAGAGACTGCCTCACAACAACTGGATGCTGATGAGGAAACAGTAACAAAGGACTTCTTGCAATCGTTGGAGATTGATGAGGCTGATGAAATtcagacatttcatcaagaatatCAGCAAGAGAAGCAGAATAGGGCTGATGATGAAGAGGCTAACTCGATGGTTTATCTCCCAGATCTTGGAAAGGGCTTGGGTTGCGTTGTCCAAACAAGAAATGGAGGCTACTTGGCAGCAGCAAATCCTCTGGATACTTTGGTGGCGAGAAAAGATACTCCAAAGCTTGCAATGCAGATATCAAAACAACTGGTTCTTCGCGCAGATCAATCAATGACTGGATTTGAAATAATTCAAAGCCTGGCAGCCACTGGCACGGAAAAGCTTAGTTCAGAAATCTTGTCTTTGATGCCCATGGATGAGCTTTTAGGTAAAACAGCTGAGCAGATAGCTTTTGAAGGaattgcttcagcaatcatcaGTGGGAGGAACAAAGAAGGTGCTAGCTCGACTGCAGCACGTACAATTGCTGCAGTTAAATCAATGGCCACTGGAATGAGCACTGGGAGGAAAGAAAGAATTTCAACAGGCATCTGGAATGTTAATGAGAACCCTGTTACAGTAGATGAAATCTTGGCTTTCTCAATGCAAAAGATAGAAAGCATGGCACTTGAGGCTCTGAAAATTCAGGCTGAGACAGCAGAAGAAGAGGCCCCCTTCGATGTATCTCCTCTAAATGAAAATGATAACCTTCTAGCTTCCGCTGTTCCACTTGAAGACTGGATAAAGGACAGCAGTGTGGAGACCTCCACTAATGAGGACGGAGACTCAGAAACTATCATCATCACGGTGGTTGTACAAATGCGGGATCCCATCAGGCAGTATGAGGCAGTGGGAGCTCCACTATTAGTTCTGATATATGCAACACGAGTTGATGCAAAAACAGATGGGTACGAGGAGGAAAAGAGGTTCAAAGTTGACAGTATGCACATCGCGTGCTTGAAAATAAGAACCGGAGGAGGAAAGAAGAATGCCTGGGATAGTGAGAAGCAGAGGCTAACCTCAATGCAATGGCTGGTGGCCTATGGCCTTATGAAGGCGGCAAAGAAGGGAAAACGAGTCGTTTCAAAGGGACAAGACCTATTCTGGAGCATTTCCTCGAGGGTAATGGCAGATATGTGGCTCAAACCATTGAGGAACCCAGATGTCAGATTACCTAATTAG
- the LOC108225286 gene encoding G2/mitotic-specific cyclin C13-1, which translates to MSGQENCVRMTRLASKRAAESQVEQPIAKKRTVLGEISTNCGKSVVAGKNKKGRVNPGKLTCGVKKGKKGVKKIGIEAKSGSGFGVDGDLGDPQMCAAYSCDIYQYLRNMEAESKRRPLSNYITRVQKDVTVNMRAILVDWLVEVAVEYKLLSDTLYLTISYIDRYLSMNVLNRQKLQLLGVSSMLIASKYEEINPPHVEDFVYITDNTYTKEEVVKMEADVLKSLKFEMGNPTVKTFLRRYNSVAQETQEAPSLKLQFLGYYLAELSLLDYECIKFLPSLVAASVIFLARFTIDSKVHPWSSALQLYSGYKPSDLKDSVLIIQDLQLGKRASSLTAVREKYSHHEFKKVSELTSPEIPVSFFADIKEC; encoded by the exons ATGTCGGGTCAAGAAAATTGCGTCCGTATGACCCGACTTGCATCAAAACGGGCTGCTGAGTCTCAAGTGGAGCAACCCATTGCCAAGAAACGCACAGTGTTGGGGGAGATTTCAACGAATTGTGGGAAAAGCGTCGTTGCGGGTAAGAATAAGAAGGGTCGGGTTAACCCGGGAAAATTAACGTGCGGGGTCAAGAAGGGGAAGAAAGGTGTGAAGAAGATTGGAATTGAGGCGAAATCCGGGTCGGGTTTTGGTGTTGATGGGGATTTGGGTGACCCGCAGATGTGTGCTGCTTATTCTTGTGATATATATCAGTATCTTCGTAATATGGAG gCGGAATCTAAGAGAAGGCCCCTGTCTAATTATATCACAAGGGTGCAGAAAGATGTTACTGTGAACATGAGAGCCATTTTGGTAGATTGGTTGGTTGAGGTAGCTGTGGAGTACAAGCTTCTTTCTGATACTCTGTATCTGACTATTTCGTACATTGATAGATACTTATCAATGAATGTCCTGAATAGGCAGAAGCTTCAGCTTCTTGGTGTTTCTTCAATGCTCATTGCTTC aaaatatgaAGAAATCAATCCGCCACATGTTGAGgattttgtttatatcactGACAATACATATACAAAAGAAGAGGTTGTGAAAATGGAGGCTGATGTTCTTAAATCTCTTAAGTTTGAAATGGGAAATCCAACTGTGAAGACCTTTCTAAG AAGATATAATAGTGTTGCCCAAGAAACTCAGGAG GCACCCAGTTTAAAGTTGCAGTTCTTGGGTTATTACCTGGCAGAACTTAGTTTGCTGGATTATGAATGCATCAAGTTCTTACCTTCGTTGGTAGCTGCATCTGTAATATTTCTAGCAAGGTTCACCATTGATTCGAAAGTGCATCCTTGG AGTTCAGCTTTGCAGCTATACTCTGGATACAAACCATCAGACTTAAAGGATTCTGTACTTATTATACAAGACTTACAATTGGGGAAAAGAGCAAGCTCCTTAACGGCAGTCAGAGAGAAATATTCGCATCATGAG TTCAAAAAAGTGTCTGAACTAACAAGTCCAGAGATTCCAGTTTCCTTCTTCGCTGATATAAAAGAATGTTAA
- the LOC108226338 gene encoding cytochrome P450 81Q32 — protein sequence MGSETWFYLLSVMSIYVFLFYLTKHQKQSRNTKNPPSPPSLPIIGHLHLIKDPLHRMLQDLSCKYGPIFRLKFGYRAILVISSQSGAEECFTKHDISFANRPRLLVGKHLNYNYTTIAAASYGQHWRNLRRLSAIEMFSTNRLNMFLSVRREETGSLIKNLCEEVRGDSVKVKMQPRLSELSFNIIMRMICGKRYFGVEVENQEEARKLAEMIKEAFDLAGASNPGDFLSFLQWIDFGGLEKRMKRVHSTNDAFLQSVIDESRQKSGSGKTKTLVDVMLSLQEGEPEDYSDEILKGMILQLLFAGTDTTSATMEWAMSLLLNHPEALQKARDELSHHVGHKRLVEEKDLPKLQFLQSIVNETYRLFPAAPLLVPHESSDECTVGGYNVPRGTMLLVNAWAIHRDPNVWEDPTSFVPERFQGAKSEDANKLVTFGMGRRQCPGIALADKILGLCLAGLIQCFEWERIGEELVDLSESKGLTMPKAMPLEAMCKVDERMIEVLNQL from the exons ATGGGATCTGAAACCTGGTTTTACCTGCTTTCTGTTATGTCCATCTATGTATTTCTCTTTTACCTTACAAAGCATCAGAAACAATCTCGAAACACGAAGAACCCTCCATCCCCTCCTTCACTTCCAATTATCGGCCATCTGCATCTGATAAAAGACCCGTTACATCGTATGTTACAAGATCTTTCGTGCAAATATGGTCCGATTTTCAGACTCAAGTTTGGTTATCGCGCCATACTTGTGATTTCATCACAATCTGGTGCCGAAGAATGCTTTACTAAGCATGACATTAGTTTTGCAAATAGGCCTCGTCTGCTTGTTGGTAAACACCTTAATTACAACTACACTACAATTGCTGCAGCCTCATATGGCCAACACTGGCGAAATCTACGTCGTCTTAGTGCCATAGAAATGTTCTCCACGAATCGACTCAACATGTTTTTGAGTGTTCGAAGAGAAGAAACTGGATCACTGATCAAGAATCTTTGTGAAGAGGTGAGGGGAGATTCTGTGAAGGTGAAAATGCAGCCGAGGCTATCAGAACTATCATTTAACATTATAATGAGAATGATTTGTGGCAAGAGATACTTTGGAGTTGAAGTGGAGAATCAAGAAGAAGCTAGGAAATTAGCAGAAATGATCAAGGAGGCTTTTGATCTCGCGGGAGCATCAAATCCAGGAGATTTTCTCTCGTTTTTGCAGTGGATTGATTTTGGAGGTTTGGAGAAGAGGATGAAGAGAGTGCACAGCACAAATGACGCGTTTTTACAGAGTGTGATCGACGAATCTAGGCAAAAAAGTGGATCAGGAAAGACTAAGACACTTGTTGATGTCATGCTATCGTTGCAGGAAGGCGAACCTGAGGATTATTCTGATGAAATTCTCAAAGGCATGATTTTG CAACTGCTATTTGCAGGCACGGACACGACCTCTGCTACAATGGAGTGGGCAATGTCACTGCTGCTGAACCATCCAGAGGCACTGCAGAAGGCCAGAGATGAACTGAGTCATCATGTTGGCCACAAGCGTCTAGTGGAGGAAAAAGACCTTCCGAAACTCCAATTCCTCCAAAGCATTGTGAACGAGACATATAGACTATTTCCTGCAGCTCCGCTCTTAGTGCCACATGAGTCATCAGATGAGTGCACAGTTGGAGGGTACAATGTACCCCGTGGCACAATGCTGTTAGTGAATGCATGGGCGATTCACAGGGACCCGAACGTGTGGGAGGATCCTACGAGCTTCGTGCCAGAGAGATTCCAAGGAGCAAAGTCGGAGGATGCAAACAAGTTGGTCACATTTGGGATGGGAAGGAGACAATGCCCAGGAATTGCACTTGCTGATAAAATACTAGGTTTATGTCTGGCTGGATTGATTCAGTGCTTTGAGTGGGAAAGAATTGGGGAGGAGTTGGTGGATTTGAGTGAGAGCAAAGGGCTTACAATGCCTAAAGCCATGCCATTGGAAGCTATGTGCAAAGTAGATGAAAGAATGATTGAAGTCCTTAACCAGCTTTGA